Proteins encoded in a region of the Scyliorhinus canicula chromosome 2, sScyCan1.1, whole genome shotgun sequence genome:
- the LOC119962288 gene encoding pancreas transcription factor 1 subunit alpha-like, translated as MEEGLFDQDVAGELAFWGQFEAHSQLQNQLDGLNFDFPPLSAQLSPWSSDACQSAFSEAQFPLLDLDLQSLQTSAGEDSSFPGEDLGPKGRQRRLVPSHPYKAQRYAANIRERKRMLSINSAFDELRCHVPTFPYEKRLSKIDTLRLAIAYIALLREILLSGSDPK; from the coding sequence ATGGAGGAAGGGCTTTTCGATCAGGATGTAGCTGGAGAGCTGGCTTTCTGGGGTCAATTTGAGGCTCACAGTCAGCTCCAGAATCAGTTGGATGGGCTGAATTTTGACTTCCCCCCTCTCAGTGCACAGCTCTCTCCCTGGTCTTCAGACGCCTGTCAGTCTGCCTTCTCCGAGGCGCAGTTCCCCCTCCTGGACCTGGACCTTCAGTCCTTGCAGACCAGTGCTGGAGAGGACAGCTCCTTCCCGGGGGAAGACCTGGGCCCGAAAGGGCGCCAGCGCCGCCTCGTCCCCTCGCACCCCTACAAGGCGCAGAGATATGCGGCTAATATTCGAGAAAGGAAAAGGATGCTCAGCATCAACTCGGCCTTCGATGAGCTCAGGTGCCATGTGCCTACCTTTCCCTACGAGAAGCGCCTGTCCAAGATCGACACCCTGCGGCTGGCTATCGCCTACATCGCCCTGCTCCGGGAAATCCTGCTCTCCGGCTCTGACCCCAAG